The following are encoded together in the Chlorocebus sabaeus isolate Y175 chromosome 12, mChlSab1.0.hap1, whole genome shotgun sequence genome:
- the OR2K2 gene encoding olfactory receptor 2K2 — MERENFTIWSIFFLEGFSQYPRLEVVLFVFSLVMYVATLLGNSTLILITILDSRLKTPMYLFLGNLSFMDICYTSASIPTLLVNLLSSQKTIIFSGCAVQMYLSLAMGSTECVLLAVMAYDRYVAICNPLRYSIIMNRCVCARMATVSWVTGCLTALLETSLALQIPLCGNLIDHFTCEILAVLKLACTSSLLVNMIMLVVSILLLPIPMLLICISYIFILSTILRISSAEGRNKAFSTCGAHLTVVILYYGAALSMYLKPSSSKAQKIDKIISLLYGVLTPMLNPIIYSLRNKEVKDAMKKLLGKIPLRQTHEHL; from the coding sequence atggaaagagaaaacttCACCATTTGGAGCATTTTTTTCTTGGAGGGATTTTCCCAGTACCCAAGGTTAGAGGTGGTTCTCTTCGTCTTCAGCCTTGTAATGTATGTGGCAACCCTCTTGGGCAACAGCACTCTTATTTTAATCACTATCCTAGATTCACGCCTTAAAACCCCTATGTACTTATTCCTCGGAAATCTCTCTTTCATGGATATTTGTTACACATCTGCCTCTATTCCTACTTTGCTGGTGAACTTGCTGTCATCTCAGAAAACCATTATCTTTTCTGGGTGTGCTGTACAGATGTATCTGTCCCTTGCCATGGGCTCCACAGAGTGTGTACTCCTGGCCGTGATGGCATATGACCGTTATGTGGCCATTTGCAACCCGCTGAGATACTCCATCATTATGAACAGGTGCGTCTGTGCACGGATGGCCACGGTCTCCTGGGTGACGGGTTGTCTGACTGCCCTGCTGGAAACCAGTTTAGCCCTGCAGATACCCCTCTGTGGGAATCTCATCGATCACTTCACGTGTGAAATTCTGGCGGTGCTAAAGTTAGCTTGTACAAGTTCACTGCTCGTGAACATGATCATGCTGGTGGTCAGCATTCTTCTCTTGCCAATTCCAatgcttttgatttgcatctcttaCATCTTCATCCTTTCCACTATTCTGAGAATCAGCTCAGCAGAGGGAAGAAACAAGGCTTTTTCTACCTGTGGCGCCCATTTGACTGTGGTGATCTTGTATTATGGGGCTGCCCTCTCTATGTACCTAAAGCCTTCTTCATCAAAGgcacaaaaaatagacaaaatcatCTCGTTGCTTTATGGAGTGCTTACCCCTATGTTGAACCCCATAATTTACAGTTTAAGAAACAAGGAAGTCAaagatgctatgaagaaactgctgGGCAAAATACCATTGCGTCAAACACACGAACATCTCTGA